One Prolixibacteraceae bacterium DNA segment encodes these proteins:
- a CDS encoding transposase: MKVDASVSDADIRYPWDLNILNDARVCSEAVIDRLWLLTGKGPIKPRTYRKEARVCYLKFAMSKKKGNRKKGCKKQLQYIKRNISTIQRLNAKLKKMYCKLDEKTLEKIERIKTVYDQQCLVLQGKQVKNRIVSFNQDHIRPIVRGKLGRRTEFGAKINVSILNGFARIEPLKWDAYNEGNYLQKQVKSYYDLYEVYPKKIYADKIYLNRKNRQFLEKHHILIIGKPLGRPPKRKEVKDKHRKLQKEMGKRNEVEAFFGVCKRSYGLNKIKAKRQDTSESWIGMICLIFNLRRLLKKFSWLFTIFCSLDLLKRTFLSKMDVIIHFEQKSSLKLKFAF; encoded by the coding sequence TTGAAGGTCGATGCCTCCGTTTCAGATGCAGATATTCGCTATCCTTGGGATTTAAACATATTGAATGATGCTCGAGTTTGTTCAGAAGCTGTAATCGATCGATTATGGCTGTTAACAGGTAAAGGCCCCATCAAGCCTCGTACTTATAGAAAAGAAGCACGTGTTTGCTATCTTAAATTTGCGATGAGTAAAAAAAAGGGAAATCGTAAAAAGGGATGCAAGAAGCAGTTGCAGTATATCAAGCGTAATATCAGTACAATACAGCGTCTTAATGCAAAACTAAAGAAGATGTACTGTAAGCTAGATGAAAAGACCTTAGAAAAAATTGAACGAATTAAAACAGTCTATGATCAGCAGTGTTTGGTTTTACAAGGAAAGCAAGTAAAAAATCGAATCGTAAGTTTTAACCAGGATCATATACGTCCAATAGTAAGGGGTAAATTAGGAAGAAGAACAGAATTTGGAGCCAAAATTAACGTAAGTATCTTAAATGGTTTTGCACGGATAGAGCCATTAAAATGGGATGCTTACAATGAAGGAAATTATCTTCAAAAACAGGTTAAATCTTATTATGACCTTTATGAAGTCTATCCAAAAAAGATCTATGCTGACAAGATCTATTTAAATCGAAAAAATCGTCAATTCTTAGAGAAGCATCATATTTTAATTATAGGTAAACCTTTGGGACGTCCACCCAAACGGAAAGAAGTTAAAGATAAACATCGCAAGCTTCAAAAAGAGATGGGTAAGCGTAATGAAGTCGAGGCTTTCTTTGGAGTATGCAAGCGAAGTTATGGACTGAATAAGATAAAGGCAAAAAGACAAGATACTAGCGAAAGCTGGATTGGAATGATATGCCTAATTTTTAACCTTAGAAGGCTTCTAAAGAAGTTTTCTTGGCTTTTTACAATATTTTGCTCATTAGATCTGCTTAAAAGAACTTTTCTTTCTAAAATGGATGTGATTATCCACTTCGAACAGAAAAGTTCCTTAAAATTAAAATTTGCTTTCTAA
- a CDS encoding transposase, with the protein MSRKRGAPSKDARLVLGSLIIKHMCNLSDQATIEMIQENIYMQYFVGLSSFSWDPIFDSSLFVTIRKRLSKSLLDNIVVSMIKGETDFVKKKVSMQEL; encoded by the coding sequence ATGAGCCGTAAACGAGGAGCACCAAGTAAAGATGCACGTCTGGTATTAGGTTCTTTGATCATAAAACATATGTGTAATTTATCTGATCAGGCTACCATTGAAATGATACAAGAAAATATCTATATGCAGTATTTTGTTGGACTTTCCTCTTTTTCTTGGGATCCTATTTTTGACTCCTCTCTTTTTGTTACAATAAGAAAAAGATTGAGTAAGTCCTTACTAGACAATATCGTTGTTTCCATGATAAAAGGAGAGACTGATTTTGTTAAAAAAAAAGTGTCAATGCAGGAACTTTGA
- a CDS encoding EpsG family protein produces MMDYILGGQLLVLFFALLWFFISNNFFKKNKILDNKLLIILFLTTVSFYWGLRPFDVGTDTGNYYNAFISIDVSKPIHYYLSSLKGDYLFYIVLYVCRKYLDFSWFLTFCSFITSLGFYLLYKNFNLGKKIENHLLAPVFIFLYFSLFSYTSIYCNIIRNGCALPYSLLFVLKLFNKEYKLSFIYMIVSLSFHMSSIILILIALGLFFVKISVPSCFIIYLSCVTFSILGYGLGSIPLISNLSNARLAGYLGDNDIGYTTGFRLDFTLYNFFFLLLAYILSDKKDKGFKFFFKLYVLTSSFFVLCYSLIYSDRFGIYSWFLIPIVLLFSINNFPLRKKFLISVLFLFVFWGINIIIFI; encoded by the coding sequence TTGATGGATTATATTTTGGGTGGACAACTTTTAGTTTTGTTTTTTGCATTACTGTGGTTTTTTATAAGTAATAATTTTTTTAAGAAAAATAAAATACTAGATAATAAACTTCTAATCATTTTATTTCTTACCACTGTTTCTTTCTATTGGGGTTTAAGACCCTTCGATGTAGGAACGGATACTGGTAATTATTATAATGCATTTATCTCGATAGATGTAAGCAAACCTATCCATTATTATCTCTCTTCTTTAAAAGGAGATTACCTATTTTATATCGTTTTATATGTTTGTCGCAAATACTTAGATTTTAGTTGGTTTTTGACTTTTTGTTCTTTTATTACGAGCCTAGGTTTTTATTTGTTATATAAGAATTTTAACTTAGGCAAAAAAATTGAGAATCACCTTCTAGCTCCCGTATTTATATTTCTTTATTTTTCACTTTTTTCATATACTTCTATTTATTGTAATATAATAAGGAATGGTTGTGCTTTACCATATTCTCTATTATTCGTTTTAAAATTATTTAATAAAGAATATAAGCTTTCGTTTATATACATGATAGTTTCGCTTTCTTTTCATATGTCTAGTATTATACTTATCCTTATTGCATTAGGTTTATTTTTCGTCAAAATATCTGTTCCATCGTGTTTTATTATATATTTATCTTGTGTCACCTTCTCTATTCTTGGTTATGGGTTAGGTTCTATACCTCTTATTTCTAATTTGTCAAATGCTAGGTTAGCTGGTTACTTAGGTGATAATGATATTGGTTATACTACTGGTTTTCGTTTAGACTTTACACTTTATAATTTTTTCTTTCTATTATTAGCTTATATTTTATCTGATAAAAAGGATAAAGGATTTAAATTCTTCTTCAAACTTTATGTATTAACATCGTCCTTTTTCGTTCTGTGTTATAGTTTAATTTATTCAGATAGATTTGGTATTTATAGTTGGTTTTTGATTCCAATTGTCCTTTTATTTTCGATTAACAATTTTCCTTTAAGAAAGAAGTTTTTAATTTCCGTTCTTTTTTTATTTGTTTTTTGGGGTATTAATATTATTATCTTTATCTAG
- a CDS encoding glycosyltransferase: MKKILHVIGGMNRAGAETMLMNIYRAIDRSEYQFDFVYYTKVKCDYDDEIYSLGGKVFYARASNLVVNVFDIYKLIRKNGPYVAVHSHTLLNIGYSMIAASLAGVKIRIAHSHNTQNFIKPNLFQKLYEKSAKVLVYTFANQYICCGREAGEYLFPNQSHVTFIPNSINFDSFTDISQTSCDELSQSLDIKSNEHVLIQVGRLSEVKNFSFSIDVCSELKRREVAFKFLIVGSGHLEAELKNKVNQLGLQDNIKFLGIRTDIPVLFKVADLFLMPSYHEGFPVVLVESQVAGLYSLVSDNVSSEVDRGVGLVSFNSLKLNEWTELVLDRFTNKCKNIDTDYLEKLSDFNIDNSVKMITTIYDK; the protein is encoded by the coding sequence ATGAAAAAAATTCTTCATGTAATAGGTGGTATGAATCGCGCTGGTGCAGAGACGATGTTAATGAATATTTATAGAGCTATTGATAGGTCTGAATATCAATTTGATTTTGTGTATTACACTAAAGTTAAATGTGATTATGATGATGAAATATACTCTTTAGGCGGTAAGGTATTTTATGCTAGAGCTTCTAATCTAGTTGTTAATGTTTTCGATATTTATAAATTAATTAGAAAGAATGGGCCATATGTTGCTGTACATTCACATACTCTATTGAACATAGGTTATTCCATGATTGCAGCATCTCTTGCTGGGGTAAAAATAAGAATTGCACATTCTCATAATACTCAAAACTTTATTAAACCGAATTTATTTCAAAAATTATATGAAAAATCAGCAAAGGTATTAGTCTATACGTTTGCAAATCAATATATATGTTGTGGTAGAGAAGCTGGTGAATATCTTTTTCCTAACCAGTCTCATGTGACATTCATTCCTAATTCTATTAATTTTGATTCTTTTACTGATATATCTCAAACTTCTTGTGATGAACTTAGTCAATCTTTAGATATTAAAAGTAATGAGCATGTATTAATTCAAGTTGGTCGCCTATCTGAGGTGAAAAATTTCTCTTTTTCGATTGATGTATGCTCTGAACTTAAGAGAAGAGAGGTTGCGTTTAAATTTTTAATTGTAGGGAGTGGTCATCTTGAAGCGGAATTAAAAAATAAAGTGAACCAATTGGGACTTCAAGATAACATCAAGTTTTTAGGGATCAGGACGGACATTCCTGTGTTATTTAAAGTAGCAGATTTATTTTTAATGCCATCTTATCATGAAGGTTTCCCCGTGGTTTTAGTGGAAAGTCAAGTTGCAGGTTTGTATTCTTTAGTTTCTGATAATGTTTCTAGTGAAGTGGATCGTGGGGTGGGGCTCGTTTCTTTTAACTCTCTTAAACTAAATGAATGGACTGAATTAGTCCTTGATAGATTTACTAACAAATGTAAGAATATTGATACAGATTATTTGGAAAAATTATCTGACTTTAATATTGACAATAGTGTCAAAATGATTACTACAATATACGATAAATAA
- a CDS encoding transposase, with product MNRCKCHISTGPLEGINNKIKTIKRQVIMDEPREGLSYGACKEFKVLLLRVKNSYLD from the coding sequence CTGAATAGGTGTAAGTGCCATATCTCTACGGGTCCCTTAGAAGGGATAAATAACAAAATTAAAACCATCAAAAGACAAGTAATAATGGATGAACCAAGAGAAGGATTATCCTACGGTGCTTGTAAAGAGTTTAAAGTTTTATTGCTCAGAGTGAAAAATTCTTATCTTGATTAA
- a CDS encoding transposase codes for MTCVYDLDKGVVLHVGKGKVSGVLVPFWKRIKINKIQMESVAIDMSPASILSVKTNAPKATMVFDQFHIIKKLNETISKIRRDLYNKEKNKVIK; via the coding sequence ATGACTTGTGTATATGACTTAGATAAAGGAGTCGTTTTACATGTAGGGAAAGGTAAAGTTTCTGGGGTATTGGTTCCTTTTTGGAAAAGAATAAAGATCAATAAAATCCAAATGGAGTCTGTTGCTATTGATATGTCACCTGCATCTATTCTTTCAGTAAAAACCAATGCACCTAAAGCTACTATGGTATTTGACCAATTTCATATAATAAAGAAACTAAATGAGACTATAAGTAAAATAAGAAGAGATCTATACAACAAAGAGAAGAATAAGGTTATCAAGTAA
- a CDS encoding glycosyltransferase — protein MILISIVIPVYNVELYLENCIKSCLSGLKDHDPSSFEIILVNDESTDGSLSICEFYVRNYEFIRLINQTNGGLSNARNSGLKASKGQYIWFVDSDDLIIPSIISHIYNSLNGSYDLLWIDYITSNECYIEQNKSNFEVTGEKLYIDYLNDKNFAWRFIYNRQFLLKSNLYFYEGIYYEDFEFTPRVLAIANKCLVITKIGYIYNIRGNSISNSCSRKHIEDLLFIQERLLSNNKFSEKMKCKLLLSVKRRIRIIFNMLIDNGYNIKDFDLSFYSDYNILKIEISWLYYFYKFVRRTYILFK, from the coding sequence ATGATTTTAATTTCAATAGTAATTCCAGTATATAATGTAGAGTTATATCTAGAGAATTGTATTAAAAGTTGTTTGTCTGGTTTGAAAGATCATGATCCCAGTAGTTTTGAAATTATTTTAGTTAATGATGAATCTACCGATGGTTCACTTTCTATATGTGAATTTTATGTGAGAAATTACGAGTTTATAAGACTGATTAACCAAACAAATGGAGGCCTGAGTAATGCTAGAAATAGTGGTTTAAAAGCTTCAAAAGGTCAGTATATTTGGTTTGTTGATTCAGATGATCTAATAATACCTAGTATTATTTCTCATATTTATAACTCTCTAAATGGTAGCTATGATTTGTTATGGATTGATTATATAACATCTAATGAATGTTATATTGAGCAAAATAAGAGTAATTTTGAAGTTACAGGGGAGAAATTATACATTGATTATTTGAATGATAAAAATTTTGCATGGAGATTCATCTATAATAGGCAATTTCTTTTAAAGAGTAATTTATATTTTTATGAAGGTATATATTATGAAGATTTTGAATTTACTCCTAGAGTATTAGCTATTGCAAATAAATGTTTAGTTATAACTAAAATTGGATATATATACAATATAAGAGGTAATTCAATATCAAACTCATGTTCTAGAAAACATATTGAAGATTTATTGTTCATTCAAGAAAGATTACTTTCTAACAATAAATTTTCAGAGAAGATGAAATGTAAATTGTTATTATCAGTCAAAAGACGTATTAGAATTATATTTAATATGTTAATAGATAATGGTTATAATATAAAAGATTTTGATTTATCATTTTATTCTGATTACAACATTTTAAAAATTGAGATTTCATGGTTGTATTATTTTTATAAATTTGTTAGGAGAACTTATATTTTATTTAAGTAG
- a CDS encoding polysaccharide pyruvyl transferase family protein: protein MKKVLIRNYVLFRSFILLFLSYFKKIKLDNNKKIIITLLPSHNNLGDHALALAARKYAETYYSDYRIYEYDMFDIYRYYKSIVNSYNSNDLILVVGGGNMGSLYLHEEFTRRFIYLFFRKYNKLQMPVSVNFKCKSQLFISKIVYWFSRHNLVVCCRDSFSFKYVKDKFSFLDVQFIPDTVLFMRQHQTSVIPSGVGICLRQDSESNLSLKERNDIRTKIEHYNNLVREFTTTPLGKSFNVNNRESELNTLFNNITSMEFVVTDRLHGVIFSLINNTPFFAIKTNDHKLEMFVKDWCCDTESYSFEDFNNLCLSEDLLVKSTQNFRPYFDQLNFYVNKKYFA from the coding sequence ATGAAAAAAGTATTAATTAGGAATTATGTTTTATTTAGAAGTTTTATTCTTTTGTTTTTATCATATTTTAAAAAAATAAAATTAGATAATAATAAGAAAATTATCATAACTCTTTTACCATCCCATAATAATTTAGGAGATCATGCTTTGGCATTAGCTGCTAGAAAGTATGCTGAAACATACTATTCTGATTATCGTATTTATGAGTATGATATGTTTGATATTTATAGATATTATAAGTCAATTGTAAATTCGTATAATTCGAATGACTTAATATTAGTTGTTGGAGGTGGCAATATGGGTAGTTTGTACCTTCATGAAGAGTTTACGAGAAGGTTTATATATCTTTTTTTTAGAAAATACAATAAACTTCAAATGCCAGTTTCAGTTAATTTCAAATGTAAATCACAATTATTTATTTCGAAAATTGTATATTGGTTTTCTCGACATAATTTAGTTGTATGTTGCCGAGACTCATTCTCTTTTAAATATGTTAAGGATAAATTTAGTTTTTTGGATGTTCAATTTATACCTGATACAGTGTTGTTTATGAGACAACATCAGACTAGTGTAATTCCAAGCGGTGTAGGAATATGCTTAAGACAAGATTCTGAATCTAATTTATCTTTAAAAGAAAGAAATGATATTCGTACAAAAATAGAACATTATAACAATCTTGTAAGAGAGTTTACAACAACACCCTTAGGGAAAAGTTTTAATGTTAATAATCGGGAATCTGAATTAAATACATTGTTCAATAATATTACTTCTATGGAATTTGTTGTTACAGACCGATTACATGGTGTAATTTTCTCTTTGATTAACAATACTCCTTTTTTCGCCATCAAAACAAATGACCATAAACTTGAAATGTTTGTCAAGGATTGGTGTTGTGATACTGAAAGTTATTCTTTTGAAGATTTTAATAATTTATGTTTATCAGAGGATTTGTTAGTTAAATCAACGCAGAATTTTAGACCTTATTTTGATCAACTTAACTTTTACGTAAATAAAAAATATTTTGCATGA
- a CDS encoding ISAs1 family transposase: protein MSLSIENKGHGREETRTYSFYDIRNIALDEKWVHCGIKSLIKVDRDRLIVNSNKRSIETSYYICNRDCNEIHPHKYAKAIRGHWTIEMSNYIRDVLFSEDNIRCSNRNQAKGMAILITTVVNLIQRNKPKNIKAQREKFLSDIRKMASLFVI, encoded by the coding sequence ATGAGCCTTTCAATTGAGAATAAAGGACATGGAAGAGAAGAAACAAGAACTTACTCTTTTTATGACATAAGAAATATTGCACTTGATGAAAAGTGGGTTCATTGTGGAATCAAGAGTTTAATAAAAGTCGATAGAGATCGCCTAATAGTAAACTCGAATAAAAGGTCGATAGAAACCTCATATTATATTTGTAACCGAGATTGTAATGAAATACATCCACATAAGTATGCGAAAGCTATTAGGGGACACTGGACGATAGAAATGAGTAATTATATAAGAGATGTTCTATTCTCTGAAGATAATATACGATGCTCCAATAGAAATCAAGCAAAAGGAATGGCAATATTAATTACAACGGTAGTTAATTTAATACAACGAAATAAACCTAAAAACATTAAGGCTCAGAGAGAAAAGTTCTTATCGGATATTAGAAAGATGGCTTCTCTTTTTGTCATTTAA
- a CDS encoding ISAs1 family transposase yields MKENLVDPRYTRGKKPNLEFVLVGITLSIITGNTLLSEISRFLNNYHSILRMIVGLPKCKPISYSQLRRIISFLSLTNYQEVQSSYFGWQNTKDDDDWISLDGKELRGTIAKSLGQKRGLNIVYGISQKDKISTAATFYEGAKESEITTVRELLNDLSLASSNLTFDALHTQFETLEKCESAKGSYIAQVKNNQKNLNVESRNHE; encoded by the coding sequence TTGAAAGAAAATTTAGTAGATCCTAGATATACACGAGGAAAGAAGCCTAATTTAGAGTTTGTCCTAGTAGGTATTACTCTATCAATTATTACTGGAAATACCTTGCTGTCTGAGATTTCTCGTTTTCTAAATAATTATCATTCTATATTACGCATGATCGTTGGACTGCCAAAATGTAAACCTATATCATATAGTCAATTACGTCGTATAATATCCTTTTTATCTTTAACTAATTATCAAGAGGTTCAATCAAGTTATTTTGGATGGCAAAACACAAAAGATGATGATGACTGGATTTCTTTAGATGGCAAAGAGCTTCGAGGAACAATAGCTAAGAGTCTAGGACAAAAACGAGGTCTAAATATTGTATACGGCATAAGTCAAAAGGATAAAATATCTACAGCCGCAACATTTTATGAAGGAGCTAAAGAAAGTGAAATAACGACGGTAAGAGAGCTCTTAAATGATCTATCTTTGGCATCATCGAACTTAACATTTGATGCGCTTCATACACAGTTTGAGACTCTTGAGAAATGTGAAAGTGCCAAAGGAAGCTACATTGCACAAGTAAAGAATAACCAAAAGAATTTGAATGTAGAATCACGGAATCACGAATAG
- a CDS encoding polysaccharide biosynthesis tyrosine autokinase — MQNVPNNNMPSESFELQTIDYKKIFYAVWRRKSWFIISLILAIAGGWIFNQFQTPTYRVTSQFLVEDDKGGSGAADMALGSMTQGFDLGGGSNFDNQLTIVQSYGVLEKTVLKMDQEAVIYKEGTPIDQLLFRNAPFSVEVNEDVPQMVGFTYQLTKLKGNQWKLVSLDADKPLPLYLYGKRDLFGSVEAKRVDQSFQGVCHIKNSNGDFDIVLNPNASSVEDGQSYIFTLRDYNWWVNYYKRQLTVAPTSKKTTIIDFSMVSENRSEAQCFLNNLMETVIARDLDKKNEIADNTMKFIDDQLSELAVQLSNAEGQLEDFQSKNKMVQLSTQAELIFTQVQELETEKEQMKMRLRYYNYLKEYLGERKAEGILAPSSMGVEDPLMLSLVQEMNELLNERTVLQRASVPNIQRLATVKAQLQHATATLKENVSQMIKNGTIQKRGLDQRIYAISKEVQGLPQAERDFLNIKRKFTVNDNIYTYLLQRRTESAITKASNTPNGSVIDVARVESNIPVSPKPMINYLVFILLGLIVPSIAVTIEAYFFDYIIGNRDLKNLVGVAPLAVMGHADEGSKPVLTAPDTEISEQFRAYRVRLAHTFKNVKSPVFLFTSTLSGDGKSFVSMNTALSFASLGKKVILIGADLRKPRLQSELECYTENGLAEYLGADTSDIDALINHQSNTPMDVIFSGVVGIHSPVDLLAHGRFGVLLAELRKRYDYIVIDTAPLGLSFDTYNMLNRADHVSFVTRSRKTPQGGVESVREQMLKYIPEHKIGYVINDVSAKEGTYGYGYGYGYGYGKEEKKTFIQSVFKLLRSNK, encoded by the coding sequence ATGCAGAACGTTCCAAATAATAATATGCCTAGTGAGTCGTTTGAACTTCAAACGATCGATTATAAAAAGATTTTTTATGCTGTTTGGCGTCGAAAGAGTTGGTTTATCATCTCTTTGATCCTTGCTATTGCTGGAGGATGGATCTTTAACCAGTTTCAAACCCCAACGTATCGTGTTACTTCTCAATTTCTAGTAGAGGATGACAAAGGAGGATCTGGAGCTGCAGATATGGCTTTGGGATCTATGACCCAAGGGTTTGATCTGGGTGGAGGCTCTAACTTTGATAACCAACTGACCATTGTTCAGTCTTATGGAGTGTTGGAGAAGACGGTATTGAAGATGGATCAAGAAGCAGTAATATATAAGGAGGGGACTCCTATAGACCAACTATTGTTTCGTAATGCTCCTTTTAGTGTTGAGGTAAACGAGGACGTGCCTCAGATGGTTGGATTTACTTACCAATTGACAAAGTTAAAAGGGAATCAATGGAAATTGGTCTCTTTGGATGCGGACAAACCACTTCCATTATATCTTTATGGAAAACGTGATTTGTTCGGTTCCGTTGAAGCAAAACGTGTCGATCAATCGTTTCAAGGGGTATGTCATATAAAAAATTCCAATGGTGATTTTGATATCGTTCTAAATCCAAATGCTTCATCTGTGGAAGACGGGCAGAGTTATATTTTTACCCTGCGGGATTATAATTGGTGGGTAAATTATTATAAACGTCAATTAACAGTAGCTCCTACTTCTAAAAAGACCACTATTATCGATTTTTCAATGGTCTCAGAAAATCGTTCGGAAGCACAGTGTTTTCTGAATAACTTGATGGAGACGGTCATTGCTCGCGATTTAGATAAAAAGAACGAGATCGCAGACAACACCATGAAATTTATTGATGACCAGCTCTCGGAATTGGCTGTGCAACTTTCTAATGCAGAAGGACAATTAGAGGATTTTCAATCTAAGAATAAAATGGTTCAGCTCTCTACCCAAGCGGAATTGATTTTTACCCAGGTACAAGAGTTAGAGACGGAGAAAGAGCAGATGAAGATGCGTCTTCGTTACTATAACTACTTGAAAGAGTATTTAGGCGAGCGAAAAGCAGAGGGAATATTAGCACCTTCCAGTATGGGTGTGGAAGATCCATTGATGCTCTCTTTGGTACAAGAGATGAACGAACTACTCAATGAGCGTACCGTATTGCAAAGAGCCAGCGTTCCAAATATTCAACGTTTGGCTACAGTAAAAGCACAGTTGCAACATGCCACTGCCACATTGAAGGAGAACGTGAGCCAAATGATTAAAAATGGTACCATTCAAAAGAGGGGATTAGATCAACGAATATATGCTATCTCTAAAGAGGTGCAAGGCTTGCCACAAGCCGAACGTGATTTCTTAAATATCAAGCGTAAATTTACAGTCAACGACAATATCTATACCTATCTATTGCAACGCAGAACGGAGTCTGCAATTACGAAAGCTTCAAATACACCAAATGGAAGTGTGATTGATGTGGCTAGAGTGGAAAGTAATATTCCCGTGAGTCCGAAGCCTATGATTAACTATCTTGTTTTTATCTTGCTTGGATTGATTGTTCCATCTATTGCAGTAACAATTGAAGCATACTTTTTTGACTATATCATTGGAAACAGAGATTTGAAAAATTTGGTAGGAGTGGCACCTTTGGCTGTGATGGGACATGCAGATGAAGGATCAAAGCCAGTGCTTACTGCTCCTGATACAGAGATCTCAGAACAATTTAGAGCATATCGAGTACGTTTGGCACACACCTTCAAGAATGTTAAGAGCCCCGTGTTTTTATTTACTTCTACTTTGTCGGGGGATGGAAAATCTTTTGTTTCTATGAATACAGCGCTCTCTTTTGCTAGTTTAGGGAAGAAGGTAATATTGATTGGAGCGGATTTAAGAAAGCCACGTTTGCAGTCTGAATTAGAATGCTATACAGAGAATGGTTTGGCAGAATATTTGGGTGCGGATACTTCAGATATTGATGCTTTAATTAACCACCAGAGTAACACCCCTATGGATGTAATCTTCTCTGGGGTCGTAGGGATTCACAGTCCAGTGGATTTGTTGGCTCATGGACGTTTTGGAGTTTTATTAGCAGAGCTTCGCAAGCGGTACGACTATATCGTAATCGATACTGCACCTCTAGGGCTCTCTTTTGATACTTATAACATGTTAAATCGTGCAGACCATGTCTCTTTTGTGACCCGCTCCCGTAAAACACCTCAAGGAGGTGTAGAGTCTGTTAGAGAACAGATGTTGAAATATATTCCAGAGCATAAGATTGGATATGTAATCAACGACGTTTCTGCCAAAGAAGGTACGTATGGATACGGATATGGATACGGATATGGATATGGAAAAGAGGAAAAAAAGACTTTTATACAATCAGTATTCAAATTGCTGAGATCGAACAAATAA
- a CDS encoding polysaccharide export protein — MCFRCVKHLFFLLVLLVSVVSCTTKKELVYLQHVNEDATSAEVKAPELTPYRIKEGDRLYIKVTSIDPETNLVFNTQSYNSMTSETSIDIVAYEVSGDGTITYPFVGDVKVENKTLIEVQSEMEEKVKKVAPQSSVVVKLVNRSITILGEVRSPGRYTVFKDQMTVFEALGFAGDITDYGSRTNVKIVRKVGNEQKVWTVDLTQEQLLANANMMVQPSDIVYVEPQSKVYGKKSFSISLALSIVSTFIALYATFLK; from the coding sequence ATGTGTTTCCGTTGTGTAAAACATCTATTTTTTCTTTTAGTACTACTCGTCTCAGTAGTATCTTGTACAACCAAAAAGGAGCTAGTTTACCTCCAACATGTTAATGAAGACGCTACTTCTGCGGAAGTGAAAGCGCCAGAGTTAACACCTTACCGAATTAAAGAGGGGGATCGTCTCTACATTAAAGTGACCTCGATTGATCCTGAAACTAACTTGGTTTTTAATACCCAAAGTTACAATAGTATGACATCTGAAACTTCTATTGATATAGTGGCTTACGAGGTCTCTGGGGATGGTACTATAACATATCCTTTTGTTGGGGATGTGAAGGTCGAGAATAAAACATTGATAGAGGTACAATCCGAAATGGAGGAAAAAGTAAAAAAAGTGGCTCCTCAATCTTCGGTAGTTGTTAAATTGGTCAATCGTTCCATAACAATTCTTGGTGAAGTGAGGTCTCCTGGACGTTATACTGTTTTTAAAGATCAGATGACCGTATTTGAAGCACTTGGTTTTGCGGGGGATATTACCGACTACGGTTCTCGTACGAATGTCAAGATTGTTCGTAAAGTGGGAAATGAGCAAAAAGTATGGACAGTGGATTTAACCCAAGAACAGTTACTTGCCAATGCGAATATGATGGTGCAGCCAAGTGATATTGTGTATGTGGAACCACAAAGTAAAGTCTATGGAAAGAAATCCTTTAGTATTAGTTTGGCTTTAAGTATTGTTTCGACATTTATAGCCTTATATGCTACCTTTCTAAAGTAA